GGCAATGGCCAGCACCTCGTTCTCCCAGCAGGTTCTGCTGGAAAGGCTCAACCAACCCTGGTCTTTGGCCTTTCTGTCTGAGCAGGAAGTGCTGATTACCGAGAAAGGCGGCGCCTTACTGCGAGTCAACCTGCAAACCCGTCAGCGTCAGCACATCAGCGGACTGCCCACAAGTACGGTGCATGGTCAGGGTGGGTTGCTGGATGTCGCGCTGCACCCTGACTTCAATACAAACCACTGGCTCTATCTCACTTACACCCGACAGGTTGGCAGGCAGTTCACTACGGCACTGGCCAGAGGTCGTCTGAGTGGCAATACCCTCACCGATGTCAAAGAACTGTTGATCAGCAAAGCTGCATCGGACACCGGCCACCATTTCGGCTCCCGGCTGGCGTTCGATAAACATGGCTACCTCTATATGAGCGTGGGCGAACGCGGCGACAGGCACAATGCACAGATGCTGACTAACCACGCGGGCAAGATACTACGCCTGCGCGACGATGGTAGCGTACCTCCTGACAACCCGCTTGCTGGCCTGACAGATGCTCTACCGGAAATTTACTCCTATGGACATCGCAACCCACAGGGGCTGGCTTATGACCCCAAAACGGATCGCATGTGGTCCCATGAGCATGGCCCACGAGGCGGTGACGAAGTCAATCTGCTGGTCAAAGGCGCCAACTACGGCTGGCCTCTGGTGACTTTCGGACGCGAATATTCCGGCCTGAGCATTACCAGCGAAACCACCCGGCCCGGCATCGAGCCTCCACGCTGGGTATGGGTGCCGTCGATTGCCCCTTCGGGTCTGGCGGTTTATCGCGGCAAGGCCTTTCCTGACTGGCAAGGCGACCTGCTGCTCGGCGGTCTGGCCGGGCAACTGCTGGTCCAACTGGAGATGAATGAAGATCAGGTGATTCAGGAAGATCGCTATCAGCAGCAAAACCTGCATCAACGAGTGCGAGATGTACGTGTCGGGCCTGACGGATTGATCTATCTGCTGACCGATGGTGCCAATGCGCAGCTTATACGTCTTTCACCTTTATAAGACCTGCCGTGTGTAGGCGCGCGGACACAATCTGAGACCATCGCTGATTCTGGCTGGAGTCAGCGATGGTGAAGTGGTGTTTACCGAGAACAGACTTACACGTCTTTGAGGCGACGGAACACCAATGACGCATTGGTACCACCGAAGCCAAATGAGTTGGACAGTGCCAGATCAATCGAGCGTTCACGGCCCTCGTTAGGTGTGACATCCAGCTCACAATCAGGGTCGAGGTTATCGATATTGATGCTCGGGGGTACGAAATTATCCTGCATCGCCATCACCGTCAGCACTGCCTCAATCGCCCCAGCCGCTCCCAGCATGTGACCCGTCATGGATTTGGTCGCGCTGACAGATATCTTGCTGGCATGGTCTTGCAGCACCGTCTGAATGGCGCGCAGCTCATTGATGTCGCCCACCGGCGTCGAGGTCGCATGAGCATTGATGTAGTCCAGCTGATCTGGCGTCGCGCCAGCATCCTTGATAGCCAGTCGAATTGAGCGGGCAGGCCCTTCCACAGTAGGCGCACTGATATGGTGAGCATCAGAGCTGACGCCATACCCCGCCAGCTCACAATAGATACGCGCACCACGTGCCTGCGCGAACTCCAGCTCTTCCAGAATCAGGATGGCGGCACCCTCTGAAAATACAAAACCGTCGCGATCTCGATCATAGGGACGGCTGGCTTTTTCCGGTGCATCATTGCGGGTACTCAGCGCTTTCATGGCAGCAAAGCCACCCATACACAGCTTGGTCAATGCGCCTTCCGATCCGCCGACAATCATCGCCTTGGCATCACCGCGCTCAATATGGCGGAAAGCATCGCCGATGGCGTGGCTTGAAGAAGCACAGGCCGACAGAGTCACCGCATTGTAATTGCGCGTACCGAAGGTAAGAGAGACATAGCCTGCCGCCATATTGGGCAGAATCATCGGTACAAAGAAAGGTGAAATTCGCCCTGGCCCCTTCTCTTCCATCAGTAGCACATTTTTTTCCAGAGTCACTTCGCCACCGATACCCACCCCGAGGGAGACACCAACATCGTCGGCGATGTCATCAGTGATCTTCAGCCCGGCATCATCCAGTGCCTGCTGGGTTGCCGCGA
This genomic interval from Pokkaliibacter sp. MBI-7 contains the following:
- the fabF gene encoding beta-ketoacyl-ACP synthase II, yielding MRKRVVVTGLGIVSPLGNDLETAWTACRSGRSGIGLITRFDASDLKTHIAGEVRNFEIPSVIPAKDAKKMDVLDLYAIAATQQALDDAGLKITDDIADDVGVSLGVGIGGEVTLEKNVLLMEEKGPGRISPFFVPMILPNMAAGYVSLTFGTRNYNAVTLSACASSSHAIGDAFRHIERGDAKAMIVGGSEGALTKLCMGGFAAMKALSTRNDAPEKASRPYDRDRDGFVFSEGAAILILEELEFAQARGARIYCELAGYGVSSDAHHISAPTVEGPARSIRLAIKDAGATPDQLDYINAHATSTPVGDINELRAIQTVLQDHASKISVSATKSMTGHMLGAAGAIEAVLTVMAMQDNFVPPSINIDNLDPDCELDVTPNEGRERSIDLALSNSFGFGGTNASLVFRRLKDV
- a CDS encoding PQQ-dependent sugar dehydrogenase gives rise to the protein MIRKPTVLMALLRHPMTAGIVLTAALLLLLSCKAMASTSFSQQVLLERLNQPWSLAFLSEQEVLITEKGGALLRVNLQTRQRQHISGLPTSTVHGQGGLLDVALHPDFNTNHWLYLTYTRQVGRQFTTALARGRLSGNTLTDVKELLISKAASDTGHHFGSRLAFDKHGYLYMSVGERGDRHNAQMLTNHAGKILRLRDDGSVPPDNPLAGLTDALPEIYSYGHRNPQGLAYDPKTDRMWSHEHGPRGGDEVNLLVKGANYGWPLVTFGREYSGLSITSETTRPGIEPPRWVWVPSIAPSGLAVYRGKAFPDWQGDLLLGGLAGQLLVQLEMNEDQVIQEDRYQQQNLHQRVRDVRVGPDGLIYLLTDGANAQLIRLSPL